A genomic window from Cardiocondyla obscurior isolate alpha-2009 linkage group LG02, Cobs3.1, whole genome shotgun sequence includes:
- the Eip93f gene encoding mushroom body large-type Kenyon cell-specific protein 1 isoform X3, with amino-acid sequence MADCPYARCIQERRHIRRELLRWTKNMVFVVGLERVAEELMGRRRWKQYQDTLYSGTRSSESQPHHRLYPALSSSCNPISGNLDQIGPQLHHPAPTSLPSTVLTTATTTTTTTTTTTLATGVVKQENLQRHHLQNHHQHLPAPVQDHLQQQEESRRLKPSEVKTEAAEEESADGTSREDTTARTTDTSSTTATAAATTAEVTTTETATTTSATTTATGTTTITTRRRRGRRQNDGEDVDGEEDGEENDEETGRGQNEAEKRLKLDEDVDRSTVSPLRTENDRATRDHPTANATDTEGTKERTEEVALERAPVTQGLLRVKKEEELQEIPGSGGGTTILTTPATDSEGTRSGLLCRDGNANAKGAATPFLLGRRTSPPPEDWKPLDKCYFCLDGKLPHDDQPPLDNNISLLEQQKIPLRMPTGIDPKTILNSCYRAKPRMTGPVVTAAAAAAAAAAAGVGGVPVVGAGGGRRTYTEEELQAALRDIQSGKLGTRRAAVIYGIPRSTLRNKVYKLAMERERDASLTSTHSHPHESGAPATTTITITTTTTTTTTTTPNTTQNASATTPPPQVDEVDDKELSGAEEEKEVEKALLKPLLSLEDLVRFSTLEGAGGDSLRNLLQRGHETGAEWPGLEHANIGPYIQKMLAAAAPLGMDTRDYRIPDVMRKLMCEDKRLNKNVNGDQSQTHHPHHPLAAHQTQSQQRAPMTNDDFNPNIEEEASDSAQGRAILKIPSYKPASTPGCSSKNGEPTSAAFAQSFAAAASSPGLLERASPAFSGTSSPTNSLVGKAVAVNFRDVIAKSISVKFQEGQAPGAAGIPGCQQAGVVSSQQAMMTDPSPFKRGRYTPPQPSQQQSPAQQQSKQQAQEANKSKPSTGGKGTRPKRGKYRNYDRDSLVEAVRAVQRGEMSVHRAGSFYGVPHSTLEYKVKERHLMRPRKRDQKQPDDKSKETATTAAAAAAAAAAAAAAMRPGTAGVDKKPQLKPQKPFTPPGGIPGPNGLKMPPFMEGMPHLPFGPFNFWNPTPFMPSPFMGGAPNVPILPEQYFASQRMRGLQEQQRNATMVQQQQHQQRDRDGVGVSGTADAAGTSNSRSASIAKAPREVVESIYDGPGANGSFLDNLIRSSLETGIPRDQRAIAEARNQQQQSQHPETMSSKTLIDQLCRNSRRTPLPRMTQDSSEDESYRGPTGGRIVPERPERVPTVDLSPSPSERGRTEDGSDRLTSPPTPLSISRAGSRDEDSTRDSRIDRSSREREVHNGGQEDRDRKQPLSLQQQQQSQLNHYPDLHNLYAASTDKKSACDSKLIVDHSSQKTQPQQQQKEYATVSGLVVQLQRGYNTASSRSGEPTNSQQPAAAEQRSTALSMEDSVE; translated from the exons GTCTGGAACGGGTAGCGGAGGAGTTGATGGGCCGTAGGAGATGGAAGCAATATCAGGACACCCTGTACAGCGGCACCCGCAGCAGCGAATCACAGCCCCACCATCGGCTTTATCCGGCGTTGTCGTCGTCCTGCAACCCGATATCCGGAAACCTAGACCAAATTGGGCCGCAGCTGCATCACCCGGCACCCACGTCGTTGCCGTCGACGGTGctgacgacggcgacgaccacgacgacgacgacgacgacgacgacgctcGCGACCGGCGTGGTGAAACAGGAGAATCTGCAGAGGCATCATCTGCAGAACCATCATCAGCATCTACCCGCGCCGGTCCAGGACCATCTGCAGCAGCAGGAGGAATCGCGTCGTCTAAAACCGAGCGAAGTCAAGACCGAAGCCGCCGAGGAGGAGTCCGCGGACGGTACTTCACGGGAAGATACCACTGCGAGGACGACGGACACGTCGagtacgacggcgacggcggcggcgacgacggcggaaGTAACAACGACGGAAACGGCGACGACCACGTCGGCAACGACAACGGCGACCGGCACGACGACGATAACGACGAGACGGCGACGCGGACGCCGGCAAAACGACGGCGAAGACGTCGACGGGGAGGAAGACGGCGAGGAGAACGACGAGGAGACGGGACGGGGCCAGAACGAGGCGGAAAAACGGCTCAAGCTCGACGAAGACGTCGACAGGTCGACGGTCAGTCCTCTCAGAACAGAGAACGATCGTGCGACACGGGATCATCCGACTGCCAACGCTACCGACACGGAAGGGACCAAG GAACGAACGGAGGAAGTCGCGTTGGAGCGGGCACCGGTAACGCAGGGATTACTGAGggtaaagaaagaagaggagCTGCAGGAGATACCGGGTTCTGGCGGCGGTACTACGATATTAACGACGCCGGCGACGGATTCGGAAGGGACCAGGTCGGGGCTGTTATGCCGCGACGGGAACGCAAACGCGAAGGGCGCCGCGACGCCTTTTCTCCTTGGAAGACGCACGAGTCCGCCACCGGAGGACTGGAAGCCTCTCGACAAGTGTTACTTCTGTCTCGACGGCAAACTACCCCACGACGACCAGCCGCCCCTT GATAACAACATATCTCTACTGGAGCAACAGAAAATACCTCTGAGAATGCCGACAGGCATCGATCCCAAGACTATCCTCAA CTCGTGTTACCGCGCGAAACCGCGAATGACCGGACCGGTTGTgaccgcggcggcggcagcggcagcCGCGGCTGCGGCAGGCGTCGGTGGTGTTCCAGTGGTGGGTGCTGGGGGCGGCAGGAGGACTTACACCGAGGAAGAGTTGCAGGCCGCCCTCAGAGATATCCAGAGTGGCAAGCTCGGCACGCGGCGGGCAGCGGTGATCTACGGGATACCGCGTAGCACCCTGCGCAACAAGGTCTACAAGCTCGCGATGGAACGCGAAAGGGACGCGTCCCTGACTAGCACCCATTCACACCCTCACGAGTCCGGCGCCCCAGCCACCACGACCATCACcatcaccaccaccaccaccaccactaCTACAACAACACCAAATACGACCCAAAACGCCTCCGCGACCACTCCGCCCCCGCAAGTGGACGAG gtGGACGACAAGGAACTGTCCGGtgcggaagaagagaaggaagtCGAAAAGGCCCTACTGAAGCCTCTGCTCTCATTGGAGGATCTCGTAAGGTTTTCTACGCTCGAGGGAGCCGGCGGCGATTCCCTCAGGAACCTGCTGCAACGGGGACACGAGACGGGTGCCGAATGGCCGGGATTGGAACACGCAAATATTGGTCCCTATATTCAAAAAATGCTGGCTGCCGCTGCACCATtag GCATGGATACGCGAGACTATCGCATACCCGACGTAATGAGGAAGCTGATGTGCGAGGACAAGAGGCTGAACAAGAACGTGAACGGAGACCAATCGCAAACGCATCATCCGCACCATCCCCTCGCCGCGCATCAAACGCAGTCACAGCAGCGCGCGCCCATGACGAACGACGACTTCAATCCTAACATTGAAGAAGAAGCCAGCGACAGCGCTCAGGGTAGAGCGATACTGAAGATTCCGTCCTACAAGCCCGCCAGTACGCCGGGTTGTTCCAGTAAAAACGGCGAGCCGACATCCGCCGCGTTCGCCCAGAGCTTCGCAGCAGCCGCCTCGAGTCCGGGCCTCCTGGAGCGAGCCAGTCCAGCGTTCTCCGGTACCAGCAGTCCCACGAATTCGCTGGTGGGCAAAGCGGTGGCCGTTAATTTCCGCGACGTCATCGCCAAGAGCATCAGCGTCAAGTTCCAAGAGGGTCAGGCGCCCGGCGCGGCCGGTATACCGGGCTGTCAGCAAGCAGGCGTCGTTTCGTCGCAGCAGGCCATGATGACGGACCCGAGCCCGTTCAAGAGAGGTCGTTACACACCTCCGCAACCATCGCAGCAGCAGTCACCGGCGCAGCAGCAATCCAAGCAGCAGGCGCAAGAAGCGAATAAATCGAAACCTAGCACCGGCGGAAAAGGAACCAGACCTAAGCGCGGCAAGTACAGAAATTACGACCGGGACAGCCTCGTCGAGGCGGTACGCGCGGTTCAACGCGGCGAGATGAGCGTGCATCGCGCCGGCAGCTTTTACGGAGTTCCGCACTCCACCCTTGAGTACAAAGTCAAGGAGCGGCATCTCATGAGGCCGCGCAAAAG GGACCAGAAGCAACCGGACGACAAATCGAAGGAGACCGCGACAACGgcagcagcggcggcggcagcggccgcggctgcggctgcggcgaTGCGGCCGGGCACCGCTGGTGTCGACAAGAAGCCCCAACTGAAGCCGCAGAAACCGTTTACACCGCCCGGCGGTATACCCGGTCCGAACGGACTGAAAATGCCTCCGTTTATGGAGGGTATGCCCCACCTACCGTTCGGACCCTTCAACTTCTGGAACCCGACGCCCTTTATGCCCTCCCCCTTCATGGGTGGCGCGCCGAACGTACCGATCCTTCCGGAACAATATTTCGCGTCGCAGAGAATGCGTGGATTACAGGAACAACAACGAAACGCAACAATGGTACAACAGCAACAGCACCAGCAACGAGACCGAGACGGAGTCGGCGTATCCGGAACGGCGGACGCGGCTGGAACTTCGAACTCTCGAAGCGCTTCGATAGCGAAGGCGCCGCGCGAAGTGGTGGAGAGTATCTACGACGGACCCGGGGCGAACGGTAGTTTCCTGGACAATCTGATCAGGTCGAGCCTTGAGACAGGCATTCCGAGGGACCAGCGGGCGATAGCGGAAGCGAGAAATCAACAGCAACAGTCGCAGCATCCGGAAACGATGAGCAGCAAGACGCTAATCGACCAGCTATGCAGAAATTCAAGGAGAACCCCGCTGCCGCGAATGACGCAAGACAGTAGCGAAGACGAGAGTTATCGAGGACCAACGGGAGGCAGAATAGTGCCAGAGAGACCGGAGCGCGTGCCCACGGTCGATCTAAGCCCCTCGCCGTCGGAGAGAGGCCGCACGGAAGACGGCAGCGACCGGCTGACGTCCCCGCCGACGCCTCTGTCTATTTCTCGAGCGGGTAGCAGGGACGAGGACAGCACCCGCGACTCGAGGATCGATCGTAGTAGCAGAGAGCGCGAGGTTCACAACGGCGGCCAGGAGGATCGCGACCGGAAGCAGCCTCTGAGCttgcagcagcaacaacaatcACAGCTGAACCACTACCCGGACTTACACAACCTCTACGCCGCGTCAACTGACAAAAAAAGTGCCTGTGATAGTAAGCTTATAGTAGATCATTCGAGCCAGAAGACTCAGCCGCAGCAACAACAAAAGGAATACGCTACAGTGAGCGGGCTGGTCGTGCAACTGCAGAGGGGCTACAACACCGCGAGCAGCAGATCCGGCGAGCCGACTAACAGCCAACagccggcggcggcggagcaGCGCAGCACCGCGCTCAGCATGGAGGATTCCGTAGAGTAG